The Prodigiosinella aquatilis region GCTGGCGCGCAACACGCCGCCGAACATCCCGCCAGCACCGGTAACCAGAATGATTGAACAAACCGGGCCTAATGCACCATCACACACTTTTTGCAGGTGCTTCATGCTCCGTTCCCGGCTGAAAATCCACAGAGCAAAAAAGACCGTAATCAACAACGCCACCGGCGTTTTACCCAACATACGCAGGCTTTGTACCCATACGTCACCACCGTTAACCACTTTGGCTACCGTCAAAGTATTTAACAGGGTATCGAGCGAGATCAATAACAACGGCAACAGCAATACGCTAAGCACGATACCAAACCGGGGTGGCGTATGGGTTTCATCAGCGTCGACATCATCGGTAAAGAATGACGGCAACGGCAACACAAACTTGCTACCGGCCACCAGACCAAACAGATAACTACCGAAATACCAGGTAGGAAAGGCAATGACGGCCCCAACCAGTACCATCAGTCCAATATTGGCCCCGAGAAGTTCGCTGGCGGCAACCGGGCCGGGGTGAGGCGGCAACAAGGCATGCATCACGGCAAAAGCCCCTGCTGACGGCAAAGCATACTTTAATGTCGAGCCGCCAAACCGCTTCGCGACACTAAAGATAATCGGCAGCATGACGACCAGACCGGCGTCGAAAAAAATGGGAAAACCAAATAGCAATGAGGCAATACCCAACGCAAACGGGGCGCGTTTTTCACCAAATTTACTGATTAGCGTATCAGCGAGGACCTTGGCGCCACCGGTAACTTCCAGCAAACGACCAATCATTGCCCCCAGGCCGACCAACAAAGCAACGGAGGCTAGCGTACTGCCAAAACCGCTTAACATGGTGGAAACAATTTTATCATAGGGGACTTTAGTGACCAACGCAGTGATGATACTGACCAACGTCAACGCCAGAAAAGCATGAACTTTAAAGCGCATGATCAGTAGCAGCAGTAAAGCAACGGCACCAACGGCAATCAACAACAACGGGCCGGCACTGTAGGTAGAGGTAATATCTGTCATTATTTGTTATCCCTTCCAGCCATTATTTTAGTATGACTAATTGTTTGTGAAACCTATCACAACGCCATTTGTTACCCATGCCATGATACCGGTAACATGTTAAAATCCGAAACTACTATGATGCATTTAATTTACATTTTGGGATGGAGATCAAATTATGTCAGGTCTATGTATTATTTTGATGGGCGTGTCTGGTAGCGGGAAATCTTCTGTCGGTGCGGCACTGGCCAAGGTAATTAACGCGAAATTTATTGATGGGGATGATTTGCATCCCCGTGCCAACATCCAGAAAATGGCCAGTGGTCATCCTCTCAACGACGACGACCGGGCTCCATGGCTGGAACGATTGAACGATGCGGCATACAGCCTGTTTCACAAAAACGAGACGGGTATCATCGTGTGCTCGGCGTTAAAAAAGCGCTATCGTGACCGACTTCGCAACGGTAATGAGGAGGGAATGATTTTTCTCTATCTGAAAGGGAGCATCGAGATGATTGTGCAACGGCATCAAGCCAGAGCCGGACATTTTATGCCAACCAAACTGCTGAAAAGTCAGTTTGATGCGCTGGAAGAACCAGGGAAAGACGAGCATGACGTCATCACCGTGGATATTGACGGCACACTGGAACAAGTGGTGAAACGTTGCGCGACAGCATTGCGCGCACGTCTGACTGATGCTACAAACTTTCCCCTGCCAACAGCGTAAAACCAACATCTTCCACCGCTGGCGTAATCTGCTCTCCACGCAAACGCGCCAGCAAACGTTCAGCACCGATTTCCCCCATGCGCTCACGCGGTGTCAGAACGCTGGACAACCGGGGCACCATTGCCTGACCAATATCGTGACCGTGGAAACCGGCAATGCCCATATCCTGCGGGATACGTAATCCCTGCCGTACACATTCAAACATCGCACCGACCGCCAGATCATCATTGGTGCAGAATACGCTATCCACCTGGGGATATTCTGCCTGAGCCAGGCGCAGCAGCTCTCCTCCCAGCGAATATGACGACGCAATTTCACTCATGACACAGTGGCTGACCAGACCAGACGCCTGCATGGCTTGCTCATAACCTTCACGTTTCATGAGAGTGCGCTCATCCAACCGTGCGCCCAGATACACAGCATGACGATAACCCCGGTCAATCATATAGTGCGTCATCTGCCGGGCGGCCTCCACATTATCAAACCCGACAGCCAAATCGAGACAAGGTGAAACTGAATCCATCAGTTCCACTACCGGAATCCCCGCCACTTCAATCATCTGACGGGTACGAACAGTATGTGTACGCTCGGCCAAAATCAATCCGTCAATATTATAAGACAGTAATGACATCAGCCGCTGCTGCTCCTTCTCAGGGTCGTAACCGTAATGCGCCAGCATCGTTTGATACCCATGAGCATCCGCTACCCTCTCAATACCACGCAACACCTCGGCAAATACCTGATTGGTCAGCGAGGGCAGCAACACGCCAATCGCCCGGCTGGTGGCACTGGCCAGAATGTGTGGCGCACGATTGGGAATGTAGCCCAGTTCATCAAGCACTATGGCGATCTTTTTCTGCAACGCTGGGGAAACCTGAGAAGGATGGCGCAGATAACGGCTAACCGTCATTTTGGTGACACCAACTCGGTCGGCGACATCCTGAAGTACCGGTCTTTTCTTCTTTATCATCCGTTGATATCCATTAAGAGAAAAATTTTTCGGAGTCTAACAAAAAAATAATTGGCAGAATATGTATCCAGCATCCGGCAGGTACAAGCGATGGATTGGACCATTAATAATGACAGGAAACCGTGAATATTTTCACGATTAGGTAAGAAAGTAAGCCGAGAAAATCAGGGTAATGTGAGATTACCCTGATAATGGGCATTATACCGGCGGCAGATCAAACAGTAGAATTTCACTGTCTTCGCCAGCGAGGATGGAGAGTTCGGTTTCATCCTTGATGGCCAACGCATCACTGGTGGTCGCCTGATGACCGTTAATTTCAATTGTACCGCGTACCACCTGAATCCAGATCTGGCGTCCCGCCTGAATCTGATAGACGGACTGTTCCTGTGATTTTAGTGGCCAACGCCACAGCGTCATGTCCTGAAAAATCTTAAGGGAACCATCACGGGCATCTGGTGACAGCACTAATTGTTTCCCCTGTGGAGCATCAAAACGCCGCTGTTCATAACGCGGTGCCAGCCCGGTTTTTTCCGGAATAATCCAGATTTGGTACAGATGCAGCAACGTGTCCTGACTGGCGTTATATTCCGAATGACGGATGCCGGTGCCGGCGCTCATAATCTGGAATTCGCCAGTGTGAATCTGCTCTTTGTTACCCATGCTATCCTGATGCTCAACCGTTCCTTCCAGCACATAGGTCAGAATTTCCATATCCCGGTGAGGATGGGTGCCAAAACCCTGTCCGGCATCAATCCGATCTTCATTGATCACTCTTAGTGCGGAAAATCCCATAAAGTCAGGGTCGTAATAATCCGCAAACGAAAAGGTGTGCCAGCTATCCAGCCAGCCGTGATTGGCGTGTCCACGTTGATGGGCTTTGCGTAAATAAATCATGGTCCGTTCCTCCCGATGTTTTTTTTAGTCTAGCGGCAGGAAGAGAATAAGAAAGCGCAAAAAACTCAACGCTCTGTTCAAAAAATACGAACGGGAATTTTAGGAAACATAAATTCCAAAAAAAATAAAGAAGTAAAAAAAAGCCAGCACGTGGCTGGCTAAAAAATACTGGAAGCAATGTGAGCAATGTCGTGCCTTCACAGTAAAACCGCAATGTGTCGCAAGGACATTATCATCAGGCTTTCCCGGAACGCGCACTAATAATAATCATTATCATTCGCATCTGTAAAGCATTTTTTTACTCACGTTGAATTTATACGACGGACTCCGGTGCCAATGCCCTCGCCAGCAGACTAAACGGATGTTCACAGGCTTTACTGGTCGACATCTCTATCTGCCATTTACAGGTTTCACAGTCGGTAATCACCAGATCGGCCCCACTCTCTTCTATCTGACGAAATAACGACGCGCCAATGCCCTGCGCTGTAGTGTAATTTTCCTTCTTGAAGCCATAGGTACCGGCGATGCCGCAGCACTGAGAATCAAGCACGATCAGTTCAAGATCAGGGATACGCCGTAACAACTCCAGCGTATAGGCGGTCCAGCCCATTCGCTCCAGATGACACGGCGTATGATAGACCACTCGCAACGGTAAACTACGCAATGGTAGTTCACGCCCCTGGTCCAGCAACCGGTAAACATAGCGGGTTGCCAGTTCAATACCATCACGCACTTGATGATTATCGATACCTAACAGATGTGGATATTCATCCCGCAGCGTAAAAGTACAGCTTGAAGAAGTTGCCACTACTGGAATCGAGCGGGTATTAATGGCTTCATCCAGCGATGTCAGATTAATGTTGGCCTGTTTGCGCGCCTGATCTAGAAAACCATTGGCAATCAACGCCACACCGCAGCATTTTTCTTTCGTCAGCAGTTGTACGCCAATCCCCATGGCGTTGAAAATGCGGATCAGATCCTTACCTAACTGAGGATGGTTGTAATTAACGTAACAACCGTGGAAATAGGCGACCTGCTCACTGTACTGACGCTGCGTCTCTGCCTGTTGACGATACCACCGACGGAACGTGCCAAAAGAGTACTTCGGTAACTGGCGACGATGGTCGATCTTCAGCACTTTATCCAGCAACTGACGCACCGGTTTCAGCGCAGTAGCGGTATTTACCAGCGGGGCAAAAGGCGTAGCAAGACTACCCATCACGTCAGTATGGCTCAGGATGGCATCACGCAGCGTTGGCTTATGCTCGCTATAACTGGCTTTGGCGCGCTGAATAATGTCGCCGATTTTCACTTCCGACGGGCAAGCAACTTCACAACGCTTACAGTTGGTGCAGTATTTCAGCGCTTCGTCATACAGCGCCGGATCCTTGCGACGCAGACGTTCGCCATCAGGACCGGCCTGCTTTGGTCCC contains the following coding sequences:
- the gntR gene encoding gluconate operon transcriptional repressor GntR, with translation MKKKRPVLQDVADRVGVTKMTVSRYLRHPSQVSPALQKKIAIVLDELGYIPNRAPHILASATSRAIGVLLPSLTNQVFAEVLRGIERVADAHGYQTMLAHYGYDPEKEQQRLMSLLSYNIDGLILAERTHTVRTRQMIEVAGIPVVELMDSVSPCLDLAVGFDNVEAARQMTHYMIDRGYRHAVYLGARLDERTLMKREGYEQAMQASGLVSHCVMSEIASSYSLGGELLRLAQAEYPQVDSVFCTNDDLAVGAMFECVRQGLRIPQDMGIAGFHGHDIGQAMVPRLSSVLTPRERMGEIGAERLLARLRGEQITPAVEDVGFTLLAGESL
- a CDS encoding pirin family protein, encoding MIYLRKAHQRGHANHGWLDSWHTFSFADYYDPDFMGFSALRVINEDRIDAGQGFGTHPHRDMEILTYVLEGTVEHQDSMGNKEQIHTGEFQIMSAGTGIRHSEYNASQDTLLHLYQIWIIPEKTGLAPRYEQRRFDAPQGKQLVLSPDARDGSLKIFQDMTLWRWPLKSQEQSVYQIQAGRQIWIQVVRGTIEINGHQATTSDALAIKDETELSILAGEDSEILLFDLPPV
- a CDS encoding gluconokinase — encoded protein: MSGLCIILMGVSGSGKSSVGAALAKVINAKFIDGDDLHPRANIQKMASGHPLNDDDRAPWLERLNDAAYSLFHKNETGIIVCSALKKRYRDRLRNGNEEGMIFLYLKGSIEMIVQRHQARAGHFMPTKLLKSQFDALEEPGKDEHDVITVDIDGTLEQVVKRCATALRARLTDATNFPLPTA
- the glpC gene encoding anaerobic glycerol-3-phosphate dehydrogenase subunit GlpC, with amino-acid sequence MSLTDNSFENCIKCTVCTTYCPVSRVNPLYPGPKQAGPDGERLRRKDPALYDEALKYCTNCKRCEVACPSEVKIGDIIQRAKASYSEHKPTLRDAILSHTDVMGSLATPFAPLVNTATALKPVRQLLDKVLKIDHRRQLPKYSFGTFRRWYRQQAETQRQYSEQVAYFHGCYVNYNHPQLGKDLIRIFNAMGIGVQLLTKEKCCGVALIANGFLDQARKQANINLTSLDEAINTRSIPVVATSSSCTFTLRDEYPHLLGIDNHQVRDGIELATRYVYRLLDQGRELPLRSLPLRVVYHTPCHLERMGWTAYTLELLRRIPDLELIVLDSQCCGIAGTYGFKKENYTTAQGIGASLFRQIEESGADLVITDCETCKWQIEMSTSKACEHPFSLLARALAPESVV
- a CDS encoding GntP family permease, giving the protein MTDITSTYSAGPLLLIAVGAVALLLLLIMRFKVHAFLALTLVSIITALVTKVPYDKIVSTMLSGFGSTLASVALLVGLGAMIGRLLEVTGGAKVLADTLISKFGEKRAPFALGIASLLFGFPIFFDAGLVVMLPIIFSVAKRFGGSTLKYALPSAGAFAVMHALLPPHPGPVAASELLGANIGLMVLVGAVIAFPTWYFGSYLFGLVAGSKFVLPLPSFFTDDVDADETHTPPRFGIVLSVLLLPLLLISLDTLLNTLTVAKVVNGGDVWVQSLRMLGKTPVALLITVFFALWIFSRERSMKHLQKVCDGALGPVCSIILVTGAGGMFGGVLRASGIGNALAEMLSDTGLPVIVAAFIVSAALRVAQGSATVALTTTAALMAPTVAATAGLSQFDLCFIVVAIAGGATVLSHVNDSGFWLVGRFLEMDEKTTLKTWTVMETLLGTIAFLLAGLGSLFL